One stretch of Halichoerus grypus chromosome 8, mHalGry1.hap1.1, whole genome shotgun sequence DNA includes these proteins:
- the ZNF710 gene encoding zinc finger protein 710, whose amino-acid sequence MEGFMDSGTQTDAVVVLSLAQAAVLGLVSENELFGATISAEAFYPDLGPELSASAMGEPGPAGPDVYQLACSGRALEEPAEEEVLEVEAAFEKHTRRKTRPPVRLVPKVKFEKVEEEEEEQEVYEVSVPGDDKDAGPAEAPAQVAGGGGGCETLVQSSAVKMIDLSAFSRKPRTLRHLPRAPRPELDAAPYDPHFPDPARDGFPEPGMALPGPEALPSECGFEPAPLAPLSEPEAATMESPEPVKPEQGFVWQEAGELEADAAGSTAERHKKAQLDRLDINVQIDDSYLVEAGDRQKRWQCRMCEKSYTSKYNLVTHILGHNGIKPHSCPHCSKLFKQPSHLQTHLLTHQGTRPHKCQVCHKAFTQTSHLKRHMLLHSEVKPYSCHFCGRGFAYPSELKAHEVKHESGRCHVCVECGLDFSTLTQLKRHLASHQGPTLYQCLECDKSFHYRSQLQNHMLKHQNVRPFVCTECGMEFSQIHHLKQHSLTHKGVKEFKCEVCGREFTLQANMKRHMLIHTSVRPYQCHICFKTFVQKQTLKTHMIVHSPVKPFKCKVCGKSFNRMYNLLGHMHLHAGSKPFKCPYCSSKFNLKGNLSRHMKVKHGVMDIGLDSQDPMMELTGTDPSELDSQQEMEDFENAYAYAGVDSSAEASVLTGQAMKEMAYYNVL is encoded by the exons ATGGAGGGCTTCATGGACTCAGGGACACAGACGGATGCCGTGGTGGTGCTGTCCTTGGCTCAGGCCGCCGTGCTGGGCCTGGTCTCGGAAAATGAGCTCTTTGGAGCCACCATAAGCGCCGAAGCCTTCTACCCGGACCTGGGGCCCGAGCTGTCCGCGTCGGCCATGGGGGAGCCCGGGCCCGCAGGCCCCGACGTCTACCAGCTGGCCTGCAGCGGGAGGGCCCTGGAGGAGCCGGCGGAAGAGGAGGTGCTGGAGGTGGAGGCGGCCTTCGAGAAGCACACCCGGCGGAAGACGCGGCCGCCCGTGCGGCTGGTGCCCAAGGTCAAGTttgagaaggtggaggaggaggaggaggagcaggaggtcTACGAGGTGTCCGTGCCCGGTGACGACAAGGATGCCGGCCCCGCGGAGGCCCCCGCCCAGGTGGCCGGCGGTGGCGGCGGCTGCGAGACCCTGGTGCAGAGCAGCGCCGTCAAGATGATCGACCTGAGCGCCTTCAGCCGCAAGCCCCGGACGCTGCGCCACCTGCCCCGAGCCCCGAGGCCGGAGCTGGACGCGGCCCCCTACGACCCCCACTTCCCCGACCCGGCCCGGGACGGCTTCCCGGAGCCCGGCATGGCGCTGCCCGGGCCGGAGGCCCTGCCGTCCGAGTGTGGCTTTGAGCCGGCCCCCCTGGCCCCCCTGAGCGAGCCCGAGGCCGCCACCATGGAGTCCCCGGAGCCCGTGAAGCCGGAGCAGGGCTTCGTGTGGCAGGAGGCGGGCGAGCTGGAGGCCGACGCGGCCGGCTCGACGGCGGAGCGCCACAAGAAGGCCCAGCTCGACCGGCTGGACATCAACGTGCAGATCGACGACTCGTACCTGGTGGAGGCGGGCGACCGCCAGAAGCGCTGGCAGTGCCGCATGTGCGAGAAGTCCTACACGTCCAAGTACAACCTGGTGACGCACATCCTGGGCCACAACGGCATCAAGCCGCACTCGTGCCCGCACTGCAGCAAGCTCTTCAAGCAGCCCAGCCACCTGCAGACGCACCTGCTCACGCACCAGGGCACGCGGCCGCACAAGTGCCAGGTGTGCCACAAGGCCTTCACGCAGACCAGCCACCTCAAGCGCCACATGCTGCTGCACTCGGAGGTCAAGCCCTACAGCTGCCACTTCTGCGGCCGCGGCTTCGCCTACCCCAGCGAGCTCAAGGCGCACGAGGTGAAGCACGAGAGCGGCCGCTGCCACGTGTGCGTCGAGTGCGGCCTGGACTTCTCCACCCTGACGCAGCTCAAGCGCCACCTGGCCTCCCACCAGGGCCCCACCCTCTACCAGTGCCTCGAGTGCGACAAGTCCTTCCACTACCGCAGCCAGCTGCAGAACCACATGCTCAAGCACCAGAACGTGCGGCCCTTCGTGTGCACCGAGTGCGGCATGGAGTTCAGCCAGATCCACCACCTCAAGCAGCACTCCCTCACCCACAAG GGCGTGAAGGAGTTCAAGTGCGAGGTGTGCGGCCGGGAGTTCACCCTGCAGGCAAACATGAAGCGGCACATGCTGATCCATACCAGCGTCCGGCCCTACCAGTGCCACATCTGCTTTAAGACCTTCGTGCAGAAGCAGACCCTCAAGACCCACATGATTGTACACTCGCCTGTGAAGCCATTCAAATGCAAG GTGTGTGGGAAGTCCTTCAACCGCATGTACAACCTGCTGGGTCACATGCACCTACACGCGGGCAGCAAGCCCTTCAAGTGCCCCTACTGCTCCAGCAAGTTTAACCTCAAGGGCAACCTGAGCCGGCACATGAAGGTCAAGCACGGTGTCATGGACATCGGCCTAGACAGCCAAG